The sequence CTCCGCGGATAACCGATGTAGGGAATGTTTTGGGAAATCACCTTAATCAGGAACTCCCGGTCATTGCCGACGCGCATGTTGCCCTTAGCGTGGCCGATCAGCTGCGGTTCCGCACCACCCTGGGCAGAGATAAAACAGAAGGTGATCATCTCCCGCTGCCGCTTGTCCAAGCCGGACCGGGTGTAGTAGTCACCAAAACAGTTATCGGTCAGCCAATAGTTGATGTGGCGCGTTTCGGCCGGACCGGACTTCCAGAAGCCCTTCATCCCGTCGCCGAAGATGTCAACCTGGGCTTGTTCACCAGCGGTCAGACGATCCGCCGTCGTGGTATTGGCCTGTCCTTCCAGTGGCAGCTTGATGCCGCGCTGTTCAAAAATCTCATTGGTAGCCTTGAGGAAGGGGAAGACCCGGCCAATCCCAAGGTAGGCGACCGCCTGGTAGACGATTTCCTTGATCTCGACCGGGGTCAGGCCAAAGTTCATTGCTGCCGGAACCATGGCCTTAAATTCGTCAATCCCCTGACAGCCGAGCAGCGTTGCCAAAATCGTCATGAAGCGGGTCTTGCCATCTAGGTCGTCGTGGTTGACCACCTCATCGAAGGCAAAGTTGTCGAAGCGTTCGATAAACTCAGGGTCGGTCCGCTTGAAGTCGGACTGGTAGCCCGGAAACATCTTTTCGTGGTATGCCTGTGCGTTTTTACTAATTGCCATTGTTGATCTCTCCCTTGTTAGTCAATGTTTCGTTCTGATTGATTGTCTATATGATAGCGGGAACGCGCGGCCAGACCAATTCCGCTTTTTGATGGTTTGGATAAGAAAAACTTATTGAAGATTTTCAGCCGGAACAGTTGACTTAGAGTTTACTCTAAGTAGTACGATCATTCGTGAATCAAAGGAGGTACCATGATGATCCTATTGGGAATTGGCCAGGGTCTAGCGTTCAGCCTACAGACTAGCTCCGGGGTGGCAAATGCGGGCCCGGCGATTGCCGGCTCCGCGTCCGGGGTCGTCAACGTCGTCCACCAACTCGGCAGCTCCGTGGGGATGTCGATCACGGTGGCCCTGACCAGTGGAATTGCTTCCCGATCGGCTGCTTACAACACGGCTGTGTTAATCATGCTGGTGATCGCGCTGATCTCGCTGGCCGCTTGCTTTAACGTCGCCCGGGTAACACGGAAGGCTGCTAAATGAAAACAACCCTCAAGCGCAACTATTCATTGCGCCTGAGGGCTTTCTTATTTCTGAAATTGTTCCGCCAGCTTGTCGGCGAAGGCCTCGATGTAATAGCCCGAGTTGTCTTTCTTCCAATAGGCGTAGTACTTCTGGTGCAGCGGGCGCTTGCCGTTGTAGAGCGGGAGGATCCGCGAGAGCTGCGGGTCGATCAGGTCCTTCGTCCGGCCGTTAACCAAGATGTATCCCTGGTTGGCCACGACCAGCGCCTGGGCCTCGCCAAAGGTGCTGACCACCCGGAAGGCGCTGTGGATCCCCAGGATATCCCGGTAGTAGTCCTCCTCTTCCCCCGCCTGCTGGGGATTGACCACCAGAATGCACGGCAGGTCAGCCAGCTCCGCCGTGGTGATCTTTTCCCGGTCGGCAAACTTGCTCGAACTGACCACCGCCATGAAGTCGGTCTCCGTCAGCAGGCGGTTGTTGTACTCGTCCGACAGTGCCCGCCGTTGGTCGGAGAAGTTCAGATCGACCCGATCGGACCGCAGCAGCTTGAACAGCTCCTCGTGCATCCCGCTGGTGATCTTGACCTCCACGTTCGGGTACTGCTTGGAAAATTCGGCCAGGGCCTGGAGAAACTCCTGGGTGCCAAAGTTGCGCAGGTAGCCCAGGTGCAGGACGTACTGCTCACTGCCCCTGGCGATCCGCTGGGTTTCGGCCCTGAGCTGATCAAGCTGCTTGACGATCTGCTGAGCCTGGCGGTAGAAATATTCGCCGGCCGGGGTCACGGTGAAGCTGCGGCCCTTGCGCTCCAGCAGTTTCACACCCAAGTTGTTCTCCAGCTCCTTGACCTGCTGGGAAATCGCCGATTGGGAAATGTTGTTGTCCAGAGCGGCCGCGGTGAAGCTGTGGCGGTCCACCACCGCGATAAAGTAGCGCATCTGTTGGTCCATTGATCTCACTTTCCTTCCGTGCTCGTTCATGGTTCCATTGTACCCCATCGAACAGCCACCAAGACAAGTAACAAGTCACAATGTTTCCCGTGGAACATTTTAAAAGCAGGGCGCCGTGAAACGTCCTGCCGTTTTGCATTTTTAACAATTTACTCCATCCGGTGCTTGAGCTGGTTCGGGATGACCAGGCAGAGCAGGGTCACCAGAACCGAGTAGAGCATTGCCGGTGGCCACACCGTCAGTGTCAGAATCAGGCCGACCACTTTGATGAGGACGTCGGGAACGATCCAACCACGGCTGCGCTCCTTCAGCCATTCTCCGTACGACTTCTTGCCATCAGCCTTGGCGACCGAGGCGTACATGTTGGTGTTGGCGAAGGTAATCAGAAGGACAACGATCCCGTAGAAGGTCTGGGCGCCAACGTCATCGTAGTGGGCTGACATGATGCTCGTCGCGTACGGAAAGAGCGAGGAGAAGAAGAGCATGATCAGCGTTGCCCAGAGGGTCCCGGTCGTCACCCGCTTGATGTGGTACCACTCGTTGTGCATGTTGATCCACATCGCTCCGAGCCAGAAGAAGGAGATCGCGTAGGCCATGTAATTCGGCCACAGTTTTAAGAAGCCTGCAAGCGTCGTGTGTTCCGGCTTTTCCAGTTCTAACACCAGGATCGTAATAATAATTGCCAGCACCGCATCGGCGAAGGCAGCCAGTCGGTCTTTGTTCATTGTTAGCACCACCTTGTTAGTTTTACCTTATTCTAACATAGAGGGGCAATTAAAAAGAGCATCCGCGTGAGATGCTCTGATTAGTTAAATTAGCAGCAGAAAGCTAACCCCGCACACCTTCAAGCCCCTCTTTAACAATGAAGAAGACCAGCAGGAGTGAGAAAACGCTGTCCGACCACCACCAGCCTTGCCAAATTGTCAGGAGGTTGCCGACCAGGACCGCGGCCGCAGTGTAGGCACAGGTCAGGTTGCACATGGCATCTTCTTTGAGCGCGGCCGAGTTGACCTCCCCGGCGACCCGCAGCTTGATCATCATCAGGATCGGCATGCAGATCAGCGAGGCCAGGGCCATCAGGGTGCCGGCCAGGCTGCTCTCCGCTCCCTGGTGGGCTAGCAGATTATAACCCGAGGTCAGAACGATGTAGACCGCCAGCGCCAGCAGGCACCAGCCCACGATTCGGCTGGCTCGGCGTTCGATCCTGGCCACCTCCTCAGCAGGCCGTCGAAAGCCGACAATTAGCCGCCACAGCAGGGCCCCACCGGAGATGATCTCCAGCAGGCTGTCCAGGCCAAAGGCGATCAGCAGCAGCGAATGGGCCTGCAGCCCAGAGAAAAAGCCGACGAGAAACTCGAAAACCATCCAGGCGATCGAAAAGAGCTCGACGGTGATTCCCCGCCGGTAAGGATTGATGGTTGACATTAAATTCCACTTCTTCCGCAAGTTAATGTGAATATTCTAGTAGTTTTGGCCGAATAGTTCAAATCCGTACTGCCGCTGACAAAAAACGCCGCACAATTGCTAGCACGTGGCTAACCGTTGTGTGACACTTTCAATTTAATTCTTCAAAAACTGGGCAATCGCTTGGGCCACCGCCGGATTATACCGGGTCAAAGCACTGTGCTGGGCAAGCGGCCCGCGAAATTCACGTTCCTGGTAGGTCCCCGTGATTCCGGCGAAGTCCTGGCGCAAGCCCTGGGCACTTTCGTGACTGACCGCACCGTCGCTCGGTTTCCCCTGGTAGGTTCCGTAGATGTTGAGGTCGCTGAAGTGCGCGCCATTGAATGGTGAGTGCCGGCCCTCGTACCATTGCTGGTCGGCCCTCATCTCTTTGACATAGGTCGCAAATCCCCCGGTCTGGTGCTCCCTAAATTCGCGATCTTGCGCGCGATCAGTGTTGACGCACGAGGCAATGTCGACCAGCTTATTAACCCTGGCTGGCCCATCCCGGTGGGTCGCCAGGTAGTAAACAATGGCGTTGTTCCCGTAGGAGTGAGCCACGGCGTTGAAGCGCTCCACCCCGTACTTTTGATGCAGGTGGTTGACGATCGTGCCGATCCATCCCGCCGCAACGTGGTAGTCCCCCTCATGATTGTTAGCAAAAATCACCTGAACCAGGGGCTGGCCATCACCCTGGTGCCACCGACCAGTGTATTTGACCTTGCCGTTTGGTGAAACCGTCGCCCGAATGGAACGCTGGCCATAGCCATCCGCCGCAATCCGCCGAATCAGCATGTTGCTGGACCGCGCATTGCCGCCAAAACCATGGATAAAGAGCGTCGGCACTGGTCGCCCGTGTGATTGACCGGGCCGACTTCCCGAAAGCGCCGGGGTTCCGATCCCAAAGAAGCCGGACAGATAGGTGAGCGCCAGCACCACCGCGGCCATCACAACAATCAGCGCCCTTTTGCCACCCTTCGTCATCAATCCTCGCTTCTTTCTTAGTTCATCAGCTTGTAGCCACCGTCAATCTTAATCACTTCACCGTCGATAAAGGCGGCATCGTCGCTGGCAAGGAAGGCCACCAGCTTAGCCACCTCTTCCGGCTTAGCCAGCCGCCCCTTACAGGTCTTGGCCTGCTGGTAGTCCAAAAGGTCCTGCGGCAGGTCCTTGTTCATGTCGGTCGCCACCCAGCCCGGGCAGACGCAGTTGACGTTGACGTCCGGCTGGTACTGGAGGGCACTGTTCTTCGTCAGGTTGATCAGGGCCGCCTTGGAGGCATCGTACTCCGCGCTCTCGGGATTGTAGGTCGTCATGACGTCGATCGTTGCGATGTTGACGATCTTCCCATACTTGTTCTTAGCCATTTCCGGCGCCAGAAGCTGGGTTAAAAGGAATGGGGCGTAGAGGTTGACTTGCATTGACTTTTCCCAGTCCGCCAGCTTTTTATCTTCAAACTTGCCATAGAGGGCGATTCCGGCGTTGTTGACCAAAACGTCAACCCGTCCGAATTCCTGCAGGGCCGTGGCAGCGAGGCGCCGAACAGCGGCTTCCTTTGATAAATCGGCCTGAATGGCTAGGGCCCGGACGCCATACTTGGCGCTGACCTCCTGCTTCACGGCTTCGGCCATGGTCTGGTTATGGACGTAGTTAATGAT comes from Limosilactobacillus sp. and encodes:
- a CDS encoding TMEM175 family protein; translated protein: MNKDRLAAFADAVLAIIITILVLELEKPEHTTLAGFLKLWPNYMAYAISFFWLGAMWINMHNEWYHIKRVTTGTLWATLIMLFFSSLFPYATSIMSAHYDDVGAQTFYGIVVLLITFANTNMYASVAKADGKKSYGEWLKERSRGWIVPDVLIKVVGLILTLTVWPPAMLYSVLVTLLCLVIPNQLKHRME
- a CDS encoding alpha/beta hydrolase, whose protein sequence is MTKGGKRALIVVMAAVVLALTYLSGFFGIGTPALSGSRPGQSHGRPVPTLFIHGFGGNARSSNMLIRRIAADGYGQRSIRATVSPNGKVKYTGRWHQGDGQPLVQVIFANNHEGDYHVAAGWIGTIVNHLHQKYGVERFNAVAHSYGNNAIVYYLATHRDGPARVNKLVDIASCVNTDRAQDREFREHQTGGFATYVKEMRADQQWYEGRHSPFNGAHFSDLNIYGTYQGKPSDGAVSHESAQGLRQDFAGITGTYQEREFRGPLAQHSALTRYNPAVAQAIAQFLKN
- a CDS encoding carboxymuconolactone decarboxylase family protein, with the protein product MAISKNAQAYHEKMFPGYQSDFKRTDPEFIERFDNFAFDEVVNHDDLDGKTRFMTILATLLGCQGIDEFKAMVPAAMNFGLTPVEIKEIVYQAVAYLGIGRVFPFLKATNEIFEQRGIKLPLEGQANTTTADRLTAGEQAQVDIFGDGMKGFWKSGPAETRHINYWLTDNCFGDYYTRSGLDKRQREMITFCFISAQGGAEPQLIGHAKGNMRVGNDREFLIKVISQNIPYIGYPRSLNALRCVNEAADQLKEQN
- a CDS encoding cation transporter — its product is MSTINPYRRGITVELFSIAWMVFEFLVGFFSGLQAHSLLLIAFGLDSLLEIISGGALLWRLIVGFRRPAEEVARIERRASRIVGWCLLALAVYIVLTSGYNLLAHQGAESSLAGTLMALASLICMPILMMIKLRVAGEVNSAALKEDAMCNLTCAYTAAAVLVGNLLTIWQGWWWSDSVFSLLLVFFIVKEGLEGVRG
- a CDS encoding SDR family NAD(P)-dependent oxidoreductase; amino-acid sequence: MKRVVLVTGSSRGMGKAEIEEFASRGDDVIINYVHNQTMAEAVKQEVSAKYGVRALAIQADLSKEAAVRRLAATALQEFGRVDVLVNNAGIALYGKFEDKKLADWEKSMQVNLYAPFLLTQLLAPEMAKNKYGKIVNIATIDVMTTYNPESAEYDASKAALINLTKNSALQYQPDVNVNCVCPGWVATDMNKDLPQDLLDYQQAKTCKGRLAKPEEVAKLVAFLASDDAAFIDGEVIKIDGGYKLMN
- a CDS encoding LysR family transcriptional regulator: MDQQMRYFIAVVDRHSFTAAALDNNISQSAISQQVKELENNLGVKLLERKGRSFTVTPAGEYFYRQAQQIVKQLDQLRAETQRIARGSEQYVLHLGYLRNFGTQEFLQALAEFSKQYPNVEVKITSGMHEELFKLLRSDRVDLNFSDQRRALSDEYNNRLLTETDFMAVVSSSKFADREKITTAELADLPCILVVNPQQAGEEEDYYRDILGIHSAFRVVSTFGEAQALVVANQGYILVNGRTKDLIDPQLSRILPLYNGKRPLHQKYYAYWKKDNSGYYIEAFADKLAEQFQK